One window of Novosphingobium sp. P6W genomic DNA carries:
- the sucC gene encoding ADP-forming succinate--CoA ligase subunit beta: MNIHEYQAKELLSKYGVGIPAGIAALTVEEAVAAAKQLPGPLYVVKAQIHAGGRGKGKFTELPADAKGGVRLAKSIDEVEAFAKEMLGNTLVTIQTGDAGKQVNRLYVTDGVDIEKEYYLSMVVDRSTSRVAMIVSTEGGMDIEEVAHSTPERISTITVDTATGFQAHHGRAVAFALKLSGDLAKQAQKIAKQLYEAFVALDCDMLEINPLVETKDGNLLVLDTKMSFDSNALYRHPDVLALRDETEEDPAEVEASKYDLAYIKLDGDIGCMVNGAGLAMATMDIIKLNGMFPANFLDVGGGANKEKVTAAFKIILADPAVKGILVNIFGGIMKCDVIAEGIVAAAKEVNLQVPLVVRLEGTNVQQGKDILAGSGLPIVAANDLGDAARKIVAEVKNVA, translated from the coding sequence ATGAACATTCACGAATATCAGGCCAAGGAACTGCTGTCGAAGTATGGCGTGGGTATCCCCGCCGGCATCGCCGCGCTGACCGTAGAGGAAGCGGTTGCCGCCGCCAAGCAGCTCCCCGGGCCGCTCTACGTCGTGAAGGCGCAGATCCACGCCGGCGGACGCGGCAAGGGCAAGTTCACGGAACTTCCCGCTGACGCCAAGGGCGGCGTGCGTCTCGCCAAGTCGATCGACGAAGTCGAGGCATTTGCCAAGGAAATGCTCGGCAACACCCTCGTCACCATCCAGACGGGTGATGCCGGCAAGCAGGTGAACCGCCTGTACGTGACCGACGGCGTCGACATCGAGAAGGAATACTACCTCTCGATGGTCGTGGACCGTTCGACCAGCCGCGTCGCCATGATCGTGTCGACCGAAGGCGGCATGGACATCGAAGAGGTCGCCCACTCGACCCCCGAGCGCATCAGCACCATCACCGTCGACACCGCGACCGGCTTCCAGGCTCACCATGGCCGCGCCGTCGCTTTCGCGCTCAAGCTGTCGGGTGATCTCGCAAAGCAGGCGCAGAAGATCGCCAAGCAGCTTTACGAGGCGTTCGTCGCCCTCGATTGCGACATGCTGGAAATCAACCCGCTGGTGGAAACCAAGGACGGCAACCTGCTGGTCCTCGACACCAAGATGAGCTTCGATTCGAACGCCCTGTATCGTCACCCCGACGTGCTGGCCCTGCGCGACGAAACCGAAGAAGATCCCGCTGAAGTCGAAGCCTCGAAGTACGACCTGGCCTACATCAAGCTCGATGGCGACATCGGCTGCATGGTCAACGGTGCCGGCCTTGCCATGGCGACGATGGACATCATCAAGCTGAACGGCATGTTCCCGGCCAACTTCCTCGACGTTGGCGGCGGCGCCAACAAGGAGAAGGTGACTGCGGCGTTCAAGATCATTCTCGCGGATCCCGCAGTCAAGGGCATCCTCGTGAACATCTTCGGCGGCATCATGAAGTGCGACGTCATCGCCGAGGGCATCGTTGCCGCGGCGAAGGAAGTGAACCTGCAGGTTCCGCTGGTGGTTCGCCTCGAAGGCACCAATGTCCAGCAGGGCAAGGACATCCTGGCCGGCTCGGGCCTGCCGATCGTCGCTGCCAACGATCTGGGCGACGCTGCCCGCAAGATCGTTGCCGAAGTGAAGAACGTGGCCTGA
- a CDS encoding electron transfer flavoprotein subunit beta/FixA family protein, translated as MKIIVPVKRVIDYNVKPRVKADGTGVDLANVKMSMNPFDEIAVEEAIRIKEAGKAEEIIAVSVGPAKAAETLRTALAMGADRAILVETDAEVEPLAVAKILKAIVGEENPGLVILGKQAIDDDSNQTGQMLAALLGRPQGTFANKIEIDGEQVAVTREVDGGLETVKLSLPAIVTTDLRLNEPRYASLPNIMKAKKKQLDTKSPADYGVDITPRLKTLKVSEPPVRSAGIKIADVDALVAKLKEMGVA; from the coding sequence ATGAAGATCATCGTGCCCGTAAAGCGGGTCATCGACTATAACGTGAAGCCGCGGGTCAAGGCCGACGGCACGGGTGTTGACCTTGCCAACGTCAAAATGAGCATGAACCCGTTCGACGAGATCGCGGTGGAAGAAGCCATCCGCATCAAGGAAGCGGGCAAGGCCGAAGAGATCATCGCGGTCTCGGTCGGGCCGGCCAAGGCTGCCGAAACCCTGCGTACCGCGCTTGCTATGGGCGCCGACCGGGCGATCCTCGTCGAGACCGACGCAGAGGTCGAGCCGCTGGCCGTCGCCAAGATTCTCAAGGCCATCGTGGGTGAAGAGAACCCCGGCCTGGTGATCCTGGGCAAGCAGGCGATCGACGACGATTCGAACCAGACCGGCCAGATGCTCGCCGCGCTGCTGGGCCGCCCTCAGGGCACCTTCGCCAACAAGATCGAGATCGACGGCGAGCAGGTTGCCGTCACCCGCGAAGTCGACGGCGGTCTCGAAACGGTGAAGCTCTCGCTTCCCGCCATCGTCACCACCGACCTTCGCCTGAACGAGCCGCGCTACGCTTCGCTGCCCAACATCATGAAGGCAAAGAAGAAGCAGCTCGATACGAAGAGCCCCGCCGACTACGGTGTCGACATCACGCCGCGCCTCAAGACCCTCAAGGTCTCCGAGCCGCCGGTGCGTTCGGCCGGTATCAAGATCGCTGACGTCGACGCCCTCGTCG